The Anaerotignum propionicum DSM 1682 sequence TATTACTCTTATATCTCTGCTGCCCAGATGAAGTCTTTTCAATCGCGACAACGCTTATATCATTACTTTTGATATAGTTGAGAAATAAGGTGCCAAGGAGGAGTCTGTTACTTCGTGATATTCTATTCCACTCGTATCCTTTGAAAAGATCACGAACTAAGAATATTTCACCAGATTTAATGTTAGTTAATTCTCTTTTTGCCATATCTAATAATTCATTTACTGTTGACAAAATGATACCTCCTAATCGAGATAATGATATAAACATCATTGTTGCTATAATTGTATATCTTTTCCAAATGTTTTACAACAATAAAACGTCACATTAGACACAATTTTACAGAATATATAGAATGAAAATAACAAAACCACCAACAATAAAGTCCTCAAAACTTTAAGGATTTTATTCTTATCAGTTTAAATTCAACAGGAGCAGGGAAGACACCCTACTCCTGTTTTAATGCCTATTCATAGTAGTCCACTTCTTGTTTTACCACAATTCCCGAGTGGAATTGTATCTCTAGCTTCATATTTTAACCCTATTCATAGTAGTCAACATCTTGTTTGACCACTATTCCCGAGTGAAACTGTATTTCCAGTTTCATGCCCTTATGTACCCTTATGGAGGAAATCAGTCTTTTCACAAGGTCTTGGTCAAACTCTCTTACTTGTGGGTTAACATTACCCATCGTCTTGTCTAATTCCTCAACTCTTTGAACATAGTTTTCTGCATTTTTCTGCGCTTGTACCATCTTTATTTTTGCTGTTTTGAGTTCATTAATCTGTTCTGATAGTTTTTTATATTCTTCATCAAATTCTTCGCTGACAGCACCTTGTTTTGCGTTATTTTCTATGAGTGTAAGCATCTGCTGTTGCAGTTTTTCTATCTGTTCGTCATATTCGGTTGTAACACCTTGGGTACTGTAGTTACCTATAACTCTTATTACGTTTTCTCTGAAGGTACCTATAAAATCACCTGTATTTTCTACTACATTATTTATTGCTTTCATAATTGCATCATGGAGCTGCTCTTCCTTTAGGGTTGGTGAGTTCTGGCATCTTGATTTTTTACCTTGTTTCAGCCTATCCTCGCATCTCCATACTGCCGATTTGTCACCGTACTTGGACCATATCTGCCTGCGGTAGGCATGACCACATTCTGCACATACCATCAGATCAGTAAGTATGTATTTAGAACTATATTTGCTTTTCTCTTTTAATTCCCTGTTCTTTTTTCTTGTAACAGCCGCTTTATTTAAACTTGCACGTCTTGCTTTTTCTGCCTGTACTTGGTGGAATAACTCCTTTGGAACAATCGCCTCATGGTTA is a genomic window containing:
- a CDS encoding single-stranded DNA-binding protein, giving the protein MSTVNELLDMAKRELTNIKSGEIFLVRDLFKGYEWNRISRSNRLLLGTLFLNYIKSNDISVVAIEKTSSGQQRYKSNNGLKED